A single Epinephelus lanceolatus isolate andai-2023 chromosome 22, ASM4190304v1, whole genome shotgun sequence DNA region contains:
- the LOC117245902 gene encoding uncharacterized protein LOC117245902 isoform X4 yields the protein MEEDKQNPEHRSNKVRRRQAAGSSSDSSDVEKRRGRKGPRPHVCLHCDKSYTRSENLKVHLRVHTGERPYSCDQCGRTFVRSSTLKGHQRIHSGEKPFSCDHCGKGFTRLDHLNTHQRVHTGEKPYSCDQCGKTFTEAGTLKNHQRIHTGEKPYSCDECGKAFTEYGTLLGHRRVHTGEKPYRCHLCGSSFSRSQHLKVHHRIHTGEKPYWCDLCGRTFSCRSNFKHHQHIHTGEKPFCCDQCGKTFSSGSHLKVHQRQHTGEKPYSCDQCGKAFSESGTLRVHQRIHTGEKPYWCEQCGKCFSNNSNFRTHQRIHAGEELYCSVVL from the coding sequence AAACGAAGAGGAAGGAAAGGACCCAGACCTCACGTCTGTCTGCACTGCGACAAATCCTACACCAGATCTGAAAATTTAAAGGTTCATCTGAGagttcacacaggagagagacCGTACAGCTGTGACCAGTGCGGGAGGACTTTTGTTCGAAGTAGTACCCTTAAAGGCCACCAACGCATTCACAGTGGAGAGAAGCCATTCAGCTGTGACCACTGTGGGAAAGGTTTTACTCGGTTAGATCACCTAAATACCCACCAACGAGTtcacactggagagaaaccataTAGCTGTGACCAGTGTGGGAAAACTTTCACAGAAGCAGGGACTTTGAAAAACCATCAacgtattcacacaggagagaaaccgtacaGCTGTGATGAATGCGGCAAAGCTTTCACAGAGTACGGGACACTATTAGGTCACCGCCGTGTtcacacaggagaaaaaccataCCGCTGCCACCTATGTGGGAGCTCTTTCTCTCGTAGTCAGCATCTTAAAGTCCACCATCGCATCCACACTGGAGAGAAGCCGTATTGGTGTGACCTATGTGGGAGAACGTTCTCGTGCCGTAGTAATTTCAAACACCACCAACACATTCACACCGGAGAGAAGCCATTCTGCTGCGACCAGTGTGGGAAAACTTTTTCTTCTGGCAGTCACCTCAAAGTCCACCAACGCcagcacacaggagagaaaccgtacagctgtgatcaatgtggcaaagctTTCTCAGAGTCGGGCACCTTGAGGGTCCATCAGCgcattcacacaggagagaaaccatactGGTGTGAGCAATGTGGGAAATGTTTCTCCAACAATAGTAACTTCAGAACCCACCAACGCATTCACGCCGGAGAGGAACTTTACTGTTCTGTAGTGCTGTAA